The proteins below come from a single Corynebacterium cystitidis genomic window:
- a CDS encoding HelD family protein, with protein MLFAHLDAEVAAARARLDQVQQDVDPDNPDSDALVRRETEYHGLNAKLDALTVAEIGLVFGRIDIADDDRENPVPGRPDLDRRYIGRMGIDDRDDHYRTLLLDWRAPMARPFYLSTTAHPEGVELRRQIRTRGRTVTGVDDEVLSGQLTDEPAADVGSEAALRRAMNEARTGRMASIVETIQREQDEIIRDDTRGVLIVQGGPGTGKTAVALHRVAYLLYTWREQLARTGVLIVGPNQTFLEYISRVLPELGETGVVLTTIADLVPGFSPTGTEPLLGREIKGSEEMVTILKRAVQAWQTVPESTVHITVGSIELRVTDKLVKAARTRARRSRKPHNQAREVFREEFTRLLALQLADRIGEDPLGGDNLLSAADIDQLHDDLAEEPAVSSLVDEFFPELTPIKVLDHLLNSHDAIAEVAYDYDDATREGLYREPDSPLTPSDMALLDELAVLVGVPSPADERAKADKLWRRQVAEAEEALDVLASSESTDNDDDLFEAEILSAHDVIDAETLAARQQETDNRSTAQRAREDYTWAYGHVIVDEAQELSPMEWRMIFRRSPSRWITLVGDTAQTGSPSGTDDWASTLEPFVGTRYALHELSVNYRTPREIMEVANDLLAQIDPEATPAVAIRQSGHPVRYFPAGTDPHSVLVDDDRLSHIITVDNIEEVKGLEFDHVVVVNPAEIVEASPQGWQNLYVAYTRATQTLTLIGALPQA; from the coding sequence ATGCTCTTTGCTCATCTCGATGCAGAAGTTGCTGCAGCTCGCGCACGCTTGGACCAGGTGCAACAAGATGTTGATCCCGACAACCCTGATTCAGATGCGCTGGTGCGCCGCGAAACGGAGTATCACGGACTCAACGCCAAGCTGGATGCTTTGACCGTGGCAGAGATCGGGTTGGTGTTCGGGCGGATTGATATTGCAGACGATGACCGCGAAAACCCTGTGCCGGGCCGCCCGGATCTAGACCGCCGCTATATCGGGCGCATGGGCATTGATGACCGGGACGATCATTACCGCACGCTGCTGCTGGATTGGCGTGCCCCCATGGCACGGCCGTTCTACCTCTCCACCACAGCCCACCCGGAAGGCGTTGAGCTTCGCCGACAAATCAGGACTCGTGGCCGCACCGTCACAGGCGTTGACGACGAGGTGCTGTCCGGGCAGCTCACCGATGAGCCCGCAGCTGATGTGGGGTCGGAGGCAGCACTACGTCGCGCGATGAATGAGGCCCGCACCGGCCGCATGGCCTCTATCGTGGAAACCATTCAGCGCGAGCAAGATGAGATCATTCGCGATGACACACGTGGTGTTCTCATTGTGCAAGGTGGCCCCGGCACCGGGAAAACCGCGGTGGCCTTGCACCGCGTGGCATACCTGCTGTACACCTGGCGGGAGCAATTGGCGCGAACCGGTGTGCTGATTGTTGGGCCGAACCAGACCTTCTTGGAATATATTTCGCGTGTGCTCCCCGAATTAGGCGAAACCGGAGTTGTGCTAACGACGATCGCAGACCTTGTCCCAGGATTCAGCCCGACTGGCACCGAGCCACTGCTTGGCCGCGAAATCAAGGGCTCTGAGGAAATGGTGACCATTCTCAAGCGCGCGGTCCAGGCGTGGCAAACAGTACCCGAATCAACAGTGCACATCACCGTTGGTTCGATCGAGTTGCGGGTGACCGACAAGCTGGTCAAAGCCGCGCGGACCCGAGCGCGTCGATCACGTAAGCCACATAATCAGGCCCGTGAGGTGTTCCGCGAGGAATTCACCCGTCTGCTTGCCCTGCAGCTGGCGGACCGCATCGGCGAGGACCCTCTGGGTGGGGACAACCTGCTCTCGGCTGCCGATATTGACCAGCTTCACGACGACTTGGCGGAGGAGCCCGCGGTTAGTTCGCTTGTCGACGAGTTCTTCCCCGAGCTGACCCCAATTAAGGTTCTCGATCACCTTCTTAACAGCCACGATGCTATCGCCGAAGTCGCCTACGATTACGACGATGCCACCCGGGAGGGGTTATACCGCGAGCCTGATTCACCTCTGACACCTTCAGATATGGCTCTACTCGACGAGTTAGCTGTGCTGGTTGGCGTGCCAAGCCCAGCTGATGAACGTGCCAAGGCTGACAAGCTGTGGCGCCGCCAGGTCGCTGAGGCAGAAGAGGCTCTCGACGTATTGGCTTCGTCGGAATCTACCGACAATGACGATGATCTCTTCGAAGCGGAGATCCTTTCGGCGCACGATGTGATTGATGCTGAGACGTTGGCTGCCCGCCAGCAGGAAACCGATAATCGGTCTACTGCCCAGCGCGCACGGGAGGACTACACCTGGGCATACGGCCATGTGATCGTCGATGAAGCCCAGGAGCTGTCCCCCATGGAATGGCGGATGATCTTCCGGCGCAGCCCGTCACGTTGGATAACACTTGTGGGCGACACAGCACAGACAGGATCACCGTCAGGCACAGATGATTGGGCGAGTACGCTGGAACCGTTCGTCGGCACGCGCTATGCCCTCCACGAACTCTCGGTGAACTACCGCACCCCTCGCGAGATCATGGAGGTGGCAAATGACCTCCTGGCTCAGATCGACCCGGAGGCGACACCCGCAGTGGCGATCCGTCAATCAGGCCACCCTGTCCGCTACTTCCCTGCCGGTACTGATCCGCACAGTGTACTTGTCGACGACGACAGGCTCTCCCACATCATCACTGTGGACAATATAGAAGAGGTGAAGGGCTTGGAATTTGATCACGTAGTCGTGGTCAACCCCGCCGAAATCGTCGAGGCATCACCCCAAGGATGGCAGAACCTCTACGTCGCCTACACCCGGGCCACGCAAACGCTCACGCTGATCGGAGCCCTGCCACAGGCGTAA